A region of Desulfuromonas sp. TF DNA encodes the following proteins:
- a CDS encoding cytochrome c: MMRTANRLMLFLIVALSHSTVAGAASTLAVDPMQCLECHADSIDSDAFARSVHSPNACTSCHVEITDLGKHLAGEIEIKPVRCARCHKDESAAHYASVHMLSDIGCSACHADIHEMRPWDGAKGRVVEVCGGCHDAERYEASVHGKAVREGNPDSAACHDCHNLHEIKPLEAPDTEQFRLFHTRVCLDCHGDGEMMERNGVFPMAVDTYFESYHGKSYRLGSGRQVAGCVDCHSAHNILPEDDPDSSINPDNLVETCRQCHSEVTTRFTEFYVHGDHSDRRNYPVLFWTFVLMTALVVAVFAVFWFHTLFWMFRGFVENRHRAVELAEGKIKPLPDGHKAYRRFRKRHIVLHLIVIVSFLGLSLTGLPLKFSEHSWARAMMSFYGGVQNAGLLHRACAVLTFYYFFVALAMSFQFLFIRRDIPGNWLQRLFGPDSLMPNTKDLRDVRGMIRWFLFRGPKPQFERWTYWEKFDFFAVFWGMFAIGGSGLLLWFPEFFCRFLPGWLLNVATIIHSDEALLATGFIFTVHFFNTHGRPEKFPMDFVIFNGEISKEELILERGEQWRRYEELGVTENFRVRKSSGILYDFILKGFGFLALFTGLLLAFLIFSAFIWG, from the coding sequence ATGATGCGTACGGCTAACCGATTGATGCTGTTCCTGATCGTCGCCCTGTCCCATTCCACCGTTGCCGGGGCCGCTTCGACCCTCGCTGTCGATCCGATGCAATGTCTCGAATGTCATGCCGATTCCATTGATTCGGACGCCTTCGCCCGTTCTGTTCACAGCCCGAACGCCTGCACCAGCTGCCATGTGGAAATCACGGATCTGGGCAAGCACCTTGCGGGAGAAATCGAGATCAAACCTGTCCGCTGCGCCCGCTGCCACAAGGACGAGTCCGCCGCACATTATGCCAGCGTGCACATGCTCAGCGACATCGGCTGCTCGGCCTGTCATGCCGACATCCATGAAATGCGCCCGTGGGACGGCGCAAAGGGCAGGGTGGTGGAAGTTTGCGGAGGATGCCATGACGCTGAGCGATACGAGGCGTCGGTTCACGGGAAGGCGGTCCGGGAGGGGAATCCCGATTCGGCGGCCTGCCACGACTGCCACAATCTCCATGAAATAAAGCCGCTGGAGGCCCCGGACACCGAACAATTCCGACTGTTTCACACCCGGGTCTGTCTCGATTGTCATGGCGACGGGGAGATGATGGAGCGCAACGGGGTATTCCCCATGGCGGTGGACACGTATTTTGAAAGCTATCACGGCAAGAGCTATCGCCTCGGATCCGGGCGGCAGGTGGCCGGCTGCGTCGACTGCCATTCCGCCCACAACATTCTGCCCGAAGACGATCCCGACTCCAGCATCAACCCGGATAACCTGGTTGAAACCTGCCGCCAGTGCCATTCGGAGGTCACGACCCGGTTTACGGAATTCTACGTACACGGCGACCATAGTGACCGTCGGAACTATCCTGTTCTTTTCTGGACGTTTGTCCTGATGACGGCACTGGTCGTGGCGGTTTTCGCCGTCTTCTGGTTCCATACTCTCTTCTGGATGTTCCGGGGCTTTGTGGAAAACAGGCATCGGGCAGTCGAACTCGCGGAGGGGAAGATCAAGCCCCTGCCGGACGGGCACAAGGCCTATCGCCGATTTCGAAAGCGCCATATCGTCCTGCATCTGATCGTCATCGTCAGCTTTCTCGGCCTCTCACTGACCGGTCTTCCCCTCAAATTCAGCGAGCACTCCTGGGCTCGGGCCATGATGTCTTTTTACGGCGGCGTTCAGAATGCCGGCCTTCTCCACCGAGCGTGCGCGGTCCTCACCTTCTATTATTTTTTCGTCGCTCTCGCCATGAGCTTTCAATTTCTGTTCATCCGTCGGGACATCCCGGGCAACTGGCTGCAGCGGCTTTTCGGTCCCGACAGCCTCATGCCCAACACCAAGGACTTGCGGGACGTCCGCGGCATGATCCGGTGGTTTCTGTTCCGGGGACCCAAGCCTCAGTTCGAGCGCTGGACCTACTGGGAGAAGTTTGATTTCTTCGCGGTTTTCTGGGGGATGTTCGCCATTGGAGGATCCGGGCTGCTGCTGTGGTTTCCCGAGTTCTTCTGCCGTTTTCTTCCCGGATGGCTTCTGAACGTGGCGACGATCATCCATTCGGACGAGGCCCTGCTGGCCACCGGCTTCATCTTCACGGTTCACTTCTTCAACACCCACGGGCGCCCGGAGAAATTCCCCATGGATTTCGTCATCTTCAATGGCGAGATTTCCAAGGAGGAACTCATTCTGGAGCGCGGCGAGCAGTGGAGAAGGTACGAGGAGCTCGGCGTGACCGAGAACTTCCGGGTCCGCAAATCAAGCGGCATCCTTTACGATTTCATCCTCAAGGGATTCGGGTTTCTCGCCCTGTTTACGGGGCTTCTTCTGGCCTTTCTGATTTTTTCCGCCTTTATCTGGGGGTAG
- a CDS encoding PilZ domain-containing protein, whose amino-acid sequence MFETKRSAKRIRIEVPVHLDPGSGVTRDVSQSGVYFFTEQPFSPGMPISLILELDYVFPGEPVHLRCQGKVVRVEEVGERVGVAASISDFQSAA is encoded by the coding sequence ATGTTTGAGACAAAGAGAAGTGCGAAGCGGATTCGGATAGAAGTGCCGGTGCATCTGGATCCGGGATCCGGCGTTACCCGGGATGTCAGCCAGTCCGGAGTCTACTTCTTCACCGAGCAGCCGTTTTCACCGGGCATGCCCATCAGCCTCATCCTGGAACTCGATTATGTCTTCCCCGGAGAGCCTGTGCATCTCCGCTGCCAGGGGAAGGTGGTGCGGGTGGAAGAGGTTGGGGAAAGGGTGGGCGTGGCGGCCAGCATCAGCGATTTTCAGAGCGCCGCTTGA